One Poecilia reticulata strain Guanapo linkage group LG4, Guppy_female_1.0+MT, whole genome shotgun sequence genomic window carries:
- the ctdspl3 gene encoding CTD small phosphatase-like protein 3: MRLRSQRTITAASETPRRTRQRSRQTRLSTTETESPLPNKVEEESVVHQPEDEVPMVKRRPLPRGRARKRPRAIAVEDRESGVLSPSADLAFKTPLKPIMHHERILSEIDVASPRNSTARNIYPPIVRFLTPSKENMKCSETANSVLLSPEQGVFGYGSIDLLAGDEDDDVFDPFTFIKNIPSQSQHSRPCLRDIPPKTRSTPEATLVVDLEETLMFSSLNVIEEADYTFYTTFQDHQYKVYMILRPHVREFLQAMAKIYELFVYTCAKKEYAEKILEILDPQKKLFRHRLYQDDCACVLGHYIKDLSILGRDLTKTVVLDNAPHTYPYHLMNTIPIKSWSGGSEDKELQKLVPYMERLAPAEDFQEVLKKRKDHFHRFQIGPPDRKAVCPCREPGRFSCSSP; the protein is encoded by the exons atgagaCTTAGGTCTCAAAGGACGATTACCGCTGCTTCGGAGACGCCGAGGAGGACACGTCAACGGTCGAGACAAACGCGCCTTTCGACGACGGAGACGGAAAGTCCCTTACCAAACAAG GTTGAGGAGGAGTCTGTGGTTCACCAACCAGAGGATGAGGTTCCTATGGTGAAGAGGCGGCCGCTGCCTCGTGGCCGGGCGAGGAAGCGGCCGAGGGCCATCGCTGTTGAGGACAGAGAGTCGGGTGTTTTATCTCCATCAGCAG ATTTGGCTTTTAAGACCCCACTCAAGCCCATAATGCACCACGAGCGCATTCTGTCGGAGATCGACGTGGCGTCCCCTCGTAACTCCACGGCCAGAAACATCTATCCGCCCATCGTGCGGTTCCTCACGCCCAGCAAGGAGA atATGAAATGTTCTGAAACTGCCAACAGCGTTCTGCTGAGCCCAGAACAAGGAGTGTTTGGTTACGGTTCCATCGACCTGTTGGCTGGAGATGAGGACGACGACGTCTTTGATCC GTTCACCTTTATCAAGAACATCCCGTCCCAGTCTCAGCATTCCCGGCCGTGTCTCCGAGACATCCCGCCAAAGACCCGGAGCACGCCGGAGGCCACGCTGGTGGTCGACCTG gagGAGACGCTCATGTTCAGCTCTCTGAATGTGATCGAAGAAGCAGATTATACTTTCTATACCACATTCCAGGATCATCAATACAAG GTGTACATGATCCTGCGTCCACATGTGAGAGAGTTTCTTCAAGCCATGGCAAAAATCTACGAG CTTTTTGTTTACACCTGTGCCAAGAAGGAATACGCCGAGAAGATCCTGGAGATCCTCGACCCTCAGAAGAAACTCTTCCG acacCGCCTGTATCAGGACGACTGCGCCTGCGTCCTCGGTCACTACATCAAGGACCTCAGTATCCTCGGGAGAGACCTGACGAAAACCGTTGTTCTGGATAACGCACCACACACCTACCCATACCAC CTGATGAACACGATTCCCATTAAGAGCTGGTCTGGAGGATCAGAAGACAAAGAGCTGCAGAAACTCGTCCCCTACATGGAGAGACTGGCTCCAGCG GAGGATTTCCAGGAGGTtctgaagaagaggaaggacCACTTCCACAG ATTCCAGATCGGACCGCCTGACCGGAAGGCGGTATGTCCGTGTCGGGAACCGGGCCGGTTCTCCTGCAGTTCTCCTTAA